In one Brassica oleracea var. oleracea cultivar TO1000 chromosome C9, BOL, whole genome shotgun sequence genomic region, the following are encoded:
- the LOC106313709 gene encoding replication protein A 70 kDa DNA-binding subunit D, with amino-acid sequence MQNSVTPDAISAVLSNPSFDSSSDRSEIVVQVVDLKPIGNRYTFSANDGKTRVKAMFTASLTPEIVSGKIQNLGLIRLVDFTVNDISSKSTKYFLVTKCETVASVLDSEIDLEGKKDEEEGGEAKRQKLDHTPVNDVKETGITLKPKQEFVSKSASQIITEQRGNAAPAARMAMTRRVHPLVSLNPYQGSWTIKVRVTNKGTMRNYKNARGEGCVFNVELTDEEGTQIQATMFNDAARKFYDRFQLGKVYYISRGSLKLANKQFKTVQNDYEMTLNENSEVEEASNEETFVPETKFNFVPIEELGMYVNQKELIDLIGVVQSVSPTMSIRRRTDNEMIPKRDITLADESKKTVVVSLWNDLATGVGQELLDMADKSPVIAIKSLKVGDFQGVSLSTIRRSNVVINPESPEAKKLKSWFDSEGKEASMSSIGSGISPLAKNGSWSMYTDRVLLSHITSNPSLGEEKPVFFSTRGYISFIKPDQTMWYQACKTCNKKVTEAMDSGYWCEGCQKKDEECSLRYIMVVKVSDSTGEAWFSSFNDEAENIIGCSADELNKLRSEGGEVNEFQTKLKEATWSSHVFRISVTQNEYNGEKRQRVTVKGVAPVDFAAEARLLLQDISKKN; translated from the exons ATGCAGAACTCGGTGACCCCAGATGCTATCTCCGCCGTATTGTCAAACCCATCCTTTGATTCCTCTTCCGATCGATCTGAGATCGTCGTTCAAGTCGTCGATCTCAAGCCTATCGGCAATCGTTATAC ATTTAGTGCAAACGATGGGAAGACGAGAGTGAAAGCTATGTTTACAGCTTCGTTAACACCTGAGATCGTTTCTGGGAAGATTCAGAATCTGGGTCTGATCCGTCTCGTTGATTTCACTGTTAACGATATCTCCAGCAAATCAACAAA GTATTTTCTTGTGACGAAATGTGAGACTGTTGCGTCTGTGCTTGATTCTGAGATTGACTTGGAAGGTAAGAAGGACGAGGAGGAAGGTGGTGAGGCAAAGAGGCAGAAGCTAGATCACACTCCCGTGAATGATGTTAAAGAGACTGGAATCACGTTGAAACCGAAACAGGAGTTTGTTTCAAAATCAGCTTCTCAGATAATCACTGAACAGAGGGGAAA TGCTGCACCAGCTGCAAGAATGGCTATGACCAGAAGAGTGCATCCACTTGTGTCCTTGAATCCCTATCAAGGAAGCTGGACCATCAAAGTCCGAGTCACTAACAAGGGAACCATGAGAAACTACAAGAACGCTAGAGGAGAAGGATGTGTCTTCAATGTCGAACTAACAGATGAAGAA GGAACACAAATTCAAGCTACGATGTTCAATGATGCTGCCCGGAAGTTCTATGACAGGTTCCAGCTCGGAAAGGTCTATTATATCTCTAGGGGATCGCTTAAACTTGCTAACAAGCAGTTCAAGACTGTTCAGAATGATTACGAGATGACACTGAATGAAAACTCGGAGGTGGAGGAAGCTAGTAACGAGGAAACGTTTGTCCCTGAGACGAAATTCAACTTTGTACCCATTGAAGAGTTGGGTATGTACGTGAATCAGAAGGAGCTTATTG ATCTTATCGGAGTTGTTCAAAGTGTTTCGCCTACCATGAGTATTAGAAGGAGAACTGACAATGAGATGATACCCAAGAGGGATATAACTTTGGCTGATGAGTCAAAGAAGACCGTTGTGGTGTCTCTGTGGAACGACCTGGCAACCGGCGTAGGTCAAGAGCTTCTGGATATGGCTGATAAGTCCCCTGTGATTGCAATCAAGTCTCTCAAAGTTGGAGACTTTCAAG GTGTTTCGTTGTCCACCATCAGGAGAAGCAATGTGGTGATAAATCCTGAATCACCAGAGGCGAAAAAGCTGAAATCTTGGTTTGATTCTGAAGGCAAGGAGGCATCCATGTCTTCCATTGGCTCAGGGATTAGCCCACTTGCTAAGAATGGATCTTGGTCTATGTATACAGACCGAGTCCTTCTCTCTCACATCACAAGCAACCCATCTCTAGGAGAGGAAAAG CCTGTGTTTTTCAGCACAAGGGGTTACATAAGCTTCATCAAACCAGACCAGACAATGTGGTACCAAGCGTGTAAGACTTGTAACAAGAAAGTGACTGAAGCAATGGACTCTGGTTACTGGTGTGAAGGTTGCCAGAAGAAAGATGAAGAATGCAGCTTAAG GTACATAATGGTGGTGAAAGTCTCTGACTCAACAGGAGAAGCTTGGTTTTCCTCATTCAACGACGAGGCTGAGAACATTATTGGATGTTCAGCTGATGAACTCAACAAACTAAGATCTGAG GGAGGTGAAGTAAATGAGTTTCAGACAAAGCTGAAAGAAGCAACGTGGTCGTCTCATGTCTTCAGGATTAGTGTCACTCAGAATGAGTACAATGGTGAGAAGAGGCAGAGGGTGACTGTGAAAGGAGTGGCTCCTGTTGATTTTGCTGCTGAAGCAAGATTGTTGCTCCAAGACATCTCCAAGAAGAACTAA
- the LOC106318270 gene encoding glycine-rich RNA-binding protein 3, mitochondrial-like: protein MAFLSKFGNVLKQTTSKQLSANGSLSSPSLFQAIRCMSSSKLFIGGMEYGMNEDSLREAFSKYGEVVETRVILDRETGRSRGFGFVTFTSTEAASSAIQALDGQDLHGRIVKVNYAHDRTSGGGGYGGGGYGGGGSGGYGGGGAGGYGGGGYGTSGGYGSSGYGESSTASAGAVGGYNGSGGYGEGSTANAGAVGGYGSGNTYGSSNGGFAGENQVGGDNSQFSGENTQFGVGGGQCGGEAQFGGMENGAVGDFEDDTDVAKRA from the exons ATGGCTTTTTTGAGTAAATTCGGAAACGTATTGAAGCAGACGACGAGCAAGCAGCTCAGTGCTAATGGTTCTTTATCAAGCCCTTCGCTTTTTCAGGCGATAAGGTGTATGTCATCTTCTAAGCTCTTTATTGGAG GTATGGAGTATGGCATGAATGAGGATAGCTTAAGAGAAGCTTTCAGCAAATACGGTGAAGTTGTTGAAA CGAGGGTTATTTTGGATCGTGAAACTGGTAGGTCGAGGGGGTTTGGGTTTGTTACATTCACCTCTACTGAGGCGGCCTCTAGTGCTATCCAAGCTTTGGACGGGCAG GATCTTCATGGCCGTATTGTTAAAGTGAATTATGCACATGATAGAACAAGTGGCGGTGGTGGTTATGGAGGCGGTGGCTATGGAGGTGGTGGTTCTGGCGGATATGGAGGCGGTGGTGCTGGTGGCTATGGAGGAGGTGGATATGGTACAAGCGGCGGGTATGGATCTAGTGGTTATGGTGAGAGTTCAACGGCAAGTGCAGGTGCTGTTGGTGGCTACAATGGAAGTGGTGGTTATGGTGAGGGCTCAACTGCAAATGCAGGTGCTGTTGGTGGCTATGGTAGTGGCAATACTTACGGTAGCAGCAATGGTGGATTCGCTGGGGAGAACCAGGTTGGTGGCGATAACTCTCAGTTCAGTGGTGAGAATACTCAGTTTGGTGTTGGTGGTGGCCAATGTGGCGGCGAGGCTCAGTTTGGAGGCATGGAGAATGGAGCGGTTGGAGATTTCGAAGATGACACTGATGTTGCCAAAAGAGCTTAA
- the LOC106318271 gene encoding LOW QUALITY PROTEIN: histone deacetylase 5 (The sequence of the model RefSeq protein was modified relative to this genomic sequence to represent the inferred CDS: inserted 1 base in 1 codon; deleted 2 bases in 1 codon) — MATAGDTETASWRSDLSKVDVWYASXGSNMWKPSFLFYIQGGQAAGMKKACVGAMDKTPPKETTWGTFPNRLFFGRESTVTWGVGGFAFLNPLTNLSDQTHMCFYRITLEQFNDVLFQENGMKVDSDSPLFDLSALQLVQNNGSIPLAKAGWYGNVVCAGKESDIPILTMTCTLSVLEKFTSGEVPLRPPAKAYANTLVMGLVEGGRLSEEEAWAYIDNAASKPL, encoded by the exons ATGGCCACGGCAGGAGACACTGAAACTGCATCTTGGAGAAGTGATCTCTCAAAGGTTGACGTTTGGTATGCAT TTGGATCCAACATGTGGAAACCGAGTTTCCTTTTCTATATTCAAGGGGGACAA GCGGCTGGAATGAAGAAGGCATGTGTTGGTGCAATGGATAAAACTCCACCAAAGGAAACAACGTGGGGAACGTTTCCAAACAGGCTATTCTTTGGCCGTGAATCTACAGTTACTTGGGGGGTG GGAGGATTTGCTTTCCTCAACCCTCTCACTAATCTCAGTGATCAAACTCACATGTGTTTCTACAGAATCAC TCTTGAGCAGTTCAACGATGTACTGTTTCAGGAAAATGGCATGAAAGTAGATTCTGATTCTCCGCTCTTTGATCTATCTGCTCTGCAGTTAGTACAGAACAATGGATCCATTCCACTTGCTAAA GCTGGTTGGTATGGTAACGTTGTCTGCGCTGGAAAAGAATCCGACATACCTATACTTACAATGAC TTGCACACTTTCTGTTCTTGAGAAGTTCACATCCGGTGAGGTCCCATTAAGACCTCCTGCAAAAGCCTATGCCAACACTTTGGTAATGGGACTTGTAGAAGGAGGAAGACTCTCTGAAGAAGAAGCTTGGGCTTACATAGACAATGCTGCTTCTAAACCTCTCTAA
- the LOC106318269 gene encoding histone deacetylase 5-like isoform X1: protein MNMAGKTSVNGESNGKVHRKVGLVYDETMCKHDTPHGEAHPERPDRIRVIWENLQLAGVTQRCVVLGGTKAEDAHLQLVHTKDHVNLVKSSTNKKDYQSDRIASLVNSIYLNRSTSEAAYLAAGSVVEVAEKVAKGELDSGFAIVRPPGHHAEADEAMGFCFFNNVAVAASYLLDERPDLGVKKILIVDWDVHHGNGTQKMFWEDPRVLVFSVHRREDGGFYPGGDAGSYNMVGEGPGEGFNINVPWEQGRCGDADYLAAWDHILIPVAKEFNPDIILLSAGFDAAIGDPLGGCRVTPYGYSVMLKKLMEFAQGKIVMALEGGYNLDSIAKSSLACVQVLLEDNPIQGSSEEIPFMSTWRVIQAVRKRLCAYWPSLADELSSKLINQKTPTPIVLTSNSNSEAKDNAHELLDQLSKLNIETHKVDTKVSTSWRSDLSKVDVWYASFGSNMWKPRFLCYIQGGQVEGMTKPCVGSMDKSPPKGITWGTYPNRLFFGRESTNVWGKGGVAFTNPLTNPNDQTHMCLYRITLEQFNDVLFQENGLNVDFASPIFGLTALQLVEKNGSTPLEADLAPWYGNVVCLGREGDVPILTMTCTLSVIEKFASGEVPLSPPAKAYANTLIRGLVEGGIFSEEEAEAYIDDAASKPLYINGASRF, encoded by the exons ATGAACATGGCCGGAAAAACTTCAGTTAACGGTGAATCAAATGGGAAAGTACATCGAAAGGTGGGTCTTGTTTACGACGAGACGATGTGCAAACACGACACACCTCACGGCGAGGCTCACCCTGAGCGTCCCGATCGTATCAGAGTCATCTGGGAGAACCTTCAGCTCGCCGGAGTCACTCAAAG ATGTGTGGTTCTTGGTGGTACCAAAGCAGAAGATGCGCATCTCCAACTGGTTCACACAAAGGACCATGTTAATCTAGTTAAGAGCAGCACAAACAAGAAAGATTATCAGAGTGACAGGATTGCTTCACTGGTGAATTCGATATATCTGAATAGAAGTACATCTGAAGCTGCATATCTTGCAGCTGGTTCTGTTGTAGAG GTGGCGGAGAAAGTTGCCAAAGGAGAGTTAGACTCTGGCTTTGCTATTGTCAGGCCTCCAGGTCACCATGCTGAGGCAGATGAAGCCATGGGGTTCTGTTTTTTCAACAATGTTGCAGTCGCTGCTAGTTATCTACTAGATGAAAGA CCTGATCTAGGTGTCAAGAAGATTCTGATTGTTGATTGGGATGTCCATCACGGAAACGGCACGCAGAAGATGTTCTGGGAAGATCCTCGTGTGCTAGTTTTCTCTGTTCATAG GCGTGAGGATGGAGGCTTCTATCCAGGAGGTGATGCTGGATCATATAACATGGTTGGTGAAGGTCCAGGGGAAGGATTCAACATAAACGTCCCATGGGAGCAAGGAAGATGTGGAGATGCAGATTATCTTGCTGCTTGGGACCATATCTTGATTCCTGTGGCTAAGGAGTTTAATCCTGATATTATCTTGTTATCAGCTGGCTTTGATGCAG CTATTGGTGATCCACTTGGTGGTTGTCGTGTTACACCATATGGATATTCAGTTATGTTGAAGAAG CTGATGGAGTTTGCACAAGGAAAGATTGTGATGGCGTTAGAGGGAGGATACAATCTTGACTCAATTGCTAAATCTTCACTTGCATGTGTCCAAGTTTTGCTTGAAGACAACCCAATTCAAGGTTCTTCTGAAGAAATACCATTCATGTCCACATGGCGTGTTATACAAGCT GTACGCAAGAGGCTATGTGCTTATTGGCCTTCACTTGCAGATGAACTATCATCAAAGCTGATTAATCAGAAAACTCCTACTCCA ATCGTCCTTACCTCAAACTCCAACTCTGAAGCTAAAGACAACGCTCATGAACTCCTGGATCAACTGTCAAAACTCAACATTGAAACACACAAAGTAGATACTAAGGTTTCTACATCTTGGAGAAGTGATCTCTCAAAAGTTGACGTCTGGTATGCCTCTTTCGGATCCAACATGTGGAAACCAAGGTTCCTTTGCTATATTCAAGGGGGACAA GTGGAGGGAATGACAAAGCCGTGTGTTGGTTCAATGGATAAAAGTCCGCCAAAGGGAATAACGTGGGGAACATATCCAAACAGGTTATTCTTTGGCCGCGAATCTACAAATGTTTGGGGTAAAGGAGGTGTTGCTTTCACCAATCCCCTTACTAATCCCAATGATCAAACTCACATGTGTCTGTATAGAATCAC TCTTGAGCAGTTCAACGATGTTCTGTTTCAGGAAAATGGCTTGAACGTTGATTTTGCTTCTCCAATCTTTGGCCTTACTGCTCTGCAGTTAGTAGAGAAGAATGGATCCACTCCACTTGAAGCTGATTTG GCTCCTTGGTATGGAAACGTTGTCTGTTTGGGAAGAGAAGGCGACGTACCTATACTTACAATGAC TTGCACACTTTCTGTTATTGAGAAGTTCGCTTCTGGTGAAGTGCCATTAAGTCCTCCTGCAAAAGCCTATGCCAACACTTTGATAAGGGGACTTGTTGAAGGAGGAATATTCTCTGAAGAAGAAGCTGAAGCTTACATAGACGATGCTGCTTCTAAGCCTCTCTATATCAATGGAGCTTCACGTTTCTGA
- the LOC106318269 gene encoding histone deacetylase 5-like isoform X2 — protein sequence MNMAGKTSVNGESNGKVHRKVGLVYDETMCKHDTPHGEAHPERPDRIRVIWENLQLAGVTQRCVVLGGTKAEDAHLQLVHTKDHVNLVKSSTNKKDYQSDRIASLVNSIYLNRSTSEAAYLAAGSVVEVAEKVAKGELDSGFAIVRPPGHHAEADEAMGFCFFNNVAVAASYLLDERPDLGVKKILIVDWDVHHGNGTQKMFWEDPRVLVFSVHRREDGGFYPGGDAGSYNMVGEGPGEGFNINVPWEQGRCGDADYLAAWDHILIPVAKEFNPDIILLSAGFDAAIGDPLGGCRVTPYGYSVMLKKLMEFAQGKIVMALEGGYNLDSIAKSSLACVQVLLEDNPIQGSSEEIPFMSTWRVIQAVRKRLCAYWPSLADELSSKLINQKTPTPIVLTSNSNSEAKDNAHELLDQLSKLNIETHKVDTKVSTSWRSDLSKVDVWYASFGSNMWKPRFLCYIQGGQVEGMTKPCVGSMDKSPPKGITWGTYPNSLEQFNDVLFQENGLNVDFASPIFGLTALQLVEKNGSTPLEADLAPWYGNVVCLGREGDVPILTMTCTLSVIEKFASGEVPLSPPAKAYANTLIRGLVEGGIFSEEEAEAYIDDAASKPLYINGASRF from the exons ATGAACATGGCCGGAAAAACTTCAGTTAACGGTGAATCAAATGGGAAAGTACATCGAAAGGTGGGTCTTGTTTACGACGAGACGATGTGCAAACACGACACACCTCACGGCGAGGCTCACCCTGAGCGTCCCGATCGTATCAGAGTCATCTGGGAGAACCTTCAGCTCGCCGGAGTCACTCAAAG ATGTGTGGTTCTTGGTGGTACCAAAGCAGAAGATGCGCATCTCCAACTGGTTCACACAAAGGACCATGTTAATCTAGTTAAGAGCAGCACAAACAAGAAAGATTATCAGAGTGACAGGATTGCTTCACTGGTGAATTCGATATATCTGAATAGAAGTACATCTGAAGCTGCATATCTTGCAGCTGGTTCTGTTGTAGAG GTGGCGGAGAAAGTTGCCAAAGGAGAGTTAGACTCTGGCTTTGCTATTGTCAGGCCTCCAGGTCACCATGCTGAGGCAGATGAAGCCATGGGGTTCTGTTTTTTCAACAATGTTGCAGTCGCTGCTAGTTATCTACTAGATGAAAGA CCTGATCTAGGTGTCAAGAAGATTCTGATTGTTGATTGGGATGTCCATCACGGAAACGGCACGCAGAAGATGTTCTGGGAAGATCCTCGTGTGCTAGTTTTCTCTGTTCATAG GCGTGAGGATGGAGGCTTCTATCCAGGAGGTGATGCTGGATCATATAACATGGTTGGTGAAGGTCCAGGGGAAGGATTCAACATAAACGTCCCATGGGAGCAAGGAAGATGTGGAGATGCAGATTATCTTGCTGCTTGGGACCATATCTTGATTCCTGTGGCTAAGGAGTTTAATCCTGATATTATCTTGTTATCAGCTGGCTTTGATGCAG CTATTGGTGATCCACTTGGTGGTTGTCGTGTTACACCATATGGATATTCAGTTATGTTGAAGAAG CTGATGGAGTTTGCACAAGGAAAGATTGTGATGGCGTTAGAGGGAGGATACAATCTTGACTCAATTGCTAAATCTTCACTTGCATGTGTCCAAGTTTTGCTTGAAGACAACCCAATTCAAGGTTCTTCTGAAGAAATACCATTCATGTCCACATGGCGTGTTATACAAGCT GTACGCAAGAGGCTATGTGCTTATTGGCCTTCACTTGCAGATGAACTATCATCAAAGCTGATTAATCAGAAAACTCCTACTCCA ATCGTCCTTACCTCAAACTCCAACTCTGAAGCTAAAGACAACGCTCATGAACTCCTGGATCAACTGTCAAAACTCAACATTGAAACACACAAAGTAGATACTAAGGTTTCTACATCTTGGAGAAGTGATCTCTCAAAAGTTGACGTCTGGTATGCCTCTTTCGGATCCAACATGTGGAAACCAAGGTTCCTTTGCTATATTCAAGGGGGACAA GTGGAGGGAATGACAAAGCCGTGTGTTGGTTCAATGGATAAAAGTCCGCCAAAGGGAATAACGTGGGGAACATATCCAAACAG TCTTGAGCAGTTCAACGATGTTCTGTTTCAGGAAAATGGCTTGAACGTTGATTTTGCTTCTCCAATCTTTGGCCTTACTGCTCTGCAGTTAGTAGAGAAGAATGGATCCACTCCACTTGAAGCTGATTTG GCTCCTTGGTATGGAAACGTTGTCTGTTTGGGAAGAGAAGGCGACGTACCTATACTTACAATGAC TTGCACACTTTCTGTTATTGAGAAGTTCGCTTCTGGTGAAGTGCCATTAAGTCCTCCTGCAAAAGCCTATGCCAACACTTTGATAAGGGGACTTGTTGAAGGAGGAATATTCTCTGAAGAAGAAGCTGAAGCTTACATAGACGATGCTGCTTCTAAGCCTCTCTATATCAATGGAGCTTCACGTTTCTGA
- the LOC106315708 gene encoding PLASMODESMATA CALLOSE-BINDING PROTEIN 1-like codes for MAALVLSLLLLAMAGHSSASWCVCKTGISDSVLQNTLDYACGNGADCNPTHPKAPCFNPDNVRSHCSYAVNSFFQKKGQAPGTCDFSGTATPTNTDPSYSGCTFPTSASGSGGSTTMTPGTTNPKGSSTTTTLPGGNSPYSGTSTNGGFGNNSTGATGTGINPDYSIESGAFALKNSSKLSTRLLLISLSGFCYFLMML; via the exons ATGGCTGCTCTGGTTCTTTCACTTCTCCTTCTAGCCATGGCTGGCCACTCTA GTGCCTCATGGTGTGTGTGCAAAACAGGGATTAGTGATTCAGTGTTACAGAATACCTTAGACTATGCTTGTGGCAATGGAGCAGACTGTAATCCCACTCACCCAAAGGCACCTTGCTTTAACCCTGACAATGTTAGGTCTCACTGCAGCTATGCTGTCAATAGCTTCTTCCAAAAGAAGGGTCAAGCTCCAGGCACTTGTGATTTCAGTGGCACTGCCACTCCAACTAACACTGATCCAA GTTATTCAGGATGTACCTTCCCAACTAGTGCCAG CGGCTCTGGAGGTAGCACCACTATGACTCCTGGCACAACCAATCCAAAAGGCAGCTCAACCACAACCACACTTCCAGGTGGCAACAGTCCTTATTCAGGAACCTCAACCAATGGAGGTTTTGGAAACAATAGCACAGGAGCCACTGGGACAGGGATTAACCCTGATTACTCAATAGAAAGCGGCGCCTTTGCTCTCAAGAACTCAAGCAAACTGTCCACACGCCTTCTCTTGATCTCTTTGAGTGGATTCTGTTATTTCTTGATGATGCTCTAA
- the LOC106312942 gene encoding protein LEO1 homolog: MVAGEVKRSVMMQNLFGDNSEEEEEEIDSEHESNPQPHYPSDEAEGGVEPGEEGEAEIEVHGEPEAESDGEQGVVEPGNGESEGEREENSQEGDVADPREESEEEVEEEGDEERVATTTRRDVVESGSERSGERRYESEDEEVEQTRRSPRSPSQEKEEALVAQSDVNIRNVFGSSDDEDAEEYVRNDIEADEPRSPIEDEEGSEKDQRPDDMMLDDDMVPEEDPRYESEDERVEVRHRERPVGPPLEVEVPFRPPPGDPEKMNMIKVSSIMGIDPNPFDAKTFVEEDTFERDGAKTRIRLVNNIVRHRFVKGRDGKTYSESNARFVRWSDGSLQLLIGNEVLDITEQDARQDQNHLLLKHEKGILQSQGRILKKMRFIPSSLTSNSHRLLTALVDSREKKDFKVKNCVTDIDPEREKEKRERMESQNLKASTKLSQAREKIKRKYPLPVARRQLSTGYLEDALEEDEETDHYGSHRSNRGYEEDLEAEAQRERRIMNAKKSQKGFPGRSSMSSARPTRRQAEYSESEREESEYETEEEEEEEERPRSRKRVKEPEDEYEEDAEEDEEEEEEDAKANRYSEEDEEAEAEKERGSGRKRKGIESDEEESPPRKAPTHRRMAMVYDSDED, translated from the exons ATGGTGGCGGGAGAAGTAAAGAGATCTGTGATGATGCAGAATCTCTTCGGTGATAATTCGGAGGAGGAAGAAGAAGAGATCGACTCCGAACATGAATCAAATCCTCAGCCCCACTATCCTTCC GATGAGGCAGAGGGCGGGGTGGAGCCTGGAGAAGAAGGTGAAGCCGAGATTGAAGTTCACGGTGAGCCTGAAGCTGAGTCTGACGGGGAGCAGGGCGTTGTAGAACCTGGTAATGGAGAAAGTGAGGGTGAGAGGGAGGAAAATTCACAGGAAGGTGATGTTGCTGATCCACGCGAGGAAAGCGAAGAAGAAGTAGAAGAAGAAGGAGATGAAGAGAGAGTGGCTACAACGACGAGACGAGATGTTGTTGAGAGTGGATCAGAGAGGTCTGGCGAAAGGCGTTATGAGTCTGAAGATGAAGAGGTTGAGCAGACTAGGAGGAGTCCAAG GTCACCTAGTCAGGAGAAGGAAGAGGCTCTTGTTGCACAGTCAGATGTTAACATTCGTAATGTATTTGGATCTTCCGATGATGAAGATGCAGAAGAATATGTTCGGAATGACATTGAGGCTGACGAACCT AGATCGCCAATCGAAGACGAAGAGGGCTCTGAGAAGGATCAGAGACCTGACGATATGATGCTTGATGATGATATGGTCCCTGAAGAGGATCCTCGATACGAGTCAGAAGATGAGCGTGTTGAAGTTAGGCACAGGGAGAGACCAGTTGGCCCCCCTTTGGAAGTGGAAGTTCCTTTCCGCCCTCCTCCAGGTGATCCCGAAAAG ATGAACATGATTAAAGTTTCGAGTATCATGGGCATTGATCCAAATCCATTTGATGCCAAGACATTTGTTGAAGAAGACACATTTGAGAGAGATGGAGCAAAGACGCGTATTCGTCTGGTTAACAATATTGTGCGCCATAGGTTCGTTAAGGGTCGAGATGGTAAAACATAT AGTGAAAGTAATGCTCGATTTGTAAGGTGGTCAGATGGAAGCTTACAGCTATTGATAGGAAACGAAGTTCTTGATATAACTGAACAAGATGCACGACAAGACCAGAATCACCTTTTACTCAAACATGAAAAG GGAATCCTTCAATCGCAAGGAAGAATTTTGAAGAAAATGAGATTTATTCCATCATCTCTAACGTCAAATTCCCATAGGCTTTTGACAGCCCTTGTTGACTCGAGGGAAAAGAAGGACTTCAAAGTTAAGAACTGTGTCACTGACATTGACCCTGAGAGGGAGAAGGAAAAGAGAGAAAGG ATGGAAAGCCAAAACCTCAAGGCTAGTACAAAGCTGAGTCAAGCAAGGGAGAAAATCAAGCGCAAGTATCCACTTCCTGTTGCAAGGAGACAACTTTCCACTGGGTACTTGGAAGATGCCCTCGAAGAG GATGAAGAGACGGACCACTATGGTTCTCACCGCTCAAACCGTGGCTATGAGGAGGATCTGGAAGCTGAAGCGCAACGGGAACGAAGAATTATGAACGCCAAGAAG AGCCAGAAAGGCTTTCCGGGGAGGTCTTCAATGAGTTCAGCGAGGCCGACAAGGCGTCAAGCGGAGTACTCAGAGAGTGAGAGAGAGGAATCAGAGTATGAGACTGAAGAAGAGGAAGAAGAGGAGGAAAGGCCACGTTCCCGTAAAAGAGTCAAGGAACCAGAAGATGAGTATGAGGAAGATGCTGAAGAAGATGAGGAGGAAGAAGAAGAAGACGCAAAAGCTAACAGATATTCAGAAGAAGATGAAGAAGCTGAG GCAGAGAAGGAACGTGGTAGTGGCCGTAAAAGGAAAGGGATTGAGTCGGATGAGGAGGAGTCTCCTCCGAGAAAAGCTCCGACTCACCGTCGTATGGCCATGGTTTATGACAGTGACGAAGACTGA
- the LOC106315890 gene encoding 40S ribosomal protein S19-3-like, translating to MTGKTVKDVSPHEFVKAYAAHLKRSGKIELPAWTDIVKTGKLKELAPYDPDWYYIRAASMARKVYLRGGLGVGAFRRIYGGSKRNGSRPPHFCKSSGGVARHILQQLQTMNIVDLDTKGGRKITSSGERDLDQVAGRIAAEAI from the exons ATGACAGGCAAGACGGTGAAGGATGTGTCTCCACACGAGTTCGTCAAGGCTTACGCTGCCCATCTCAAGCGCTCCGGCAAG ATTGAGTTGCCTGCGTGGACAGACATTGTCAAGACTGGTAAACTTAAGGAGCTTGCTCCCTATGACCCTGACTGGTACTACATCAGAGCTG CATCCATGGCGAGGAAAGTGTACCTGAGAGGTGGACTTGGTGTTGGTGCGTTCCGTAGGATTTACGGAGGAAGCAAGAGGAACGGAAGCCGTCCTCCTCATTTCTGCAAGAGCAGTGGTGGCGTTGCTCGTCACATTCTTCAGCAGCTTCAGACCATGAACATTGTCGACCTTGACACCAAGGG GGGAAGGAAGATCACATCGAGTGGTGAGAGAGATCTTGACCAAGTCGCAGGGAGGATCGCAGCAGAAGCAATCTAA